GGCTCTTCAGCGTAAGTCTGACTGATCAAAAAGAAGAAGGTAATAACTGCCAGAATTTTTTTCACGGGGCCTCTTCCTATAAAACAACTGACCACATCTTAGATGTTTACGGGTGGTAATGTCAACCGAATTTCTATATATTATGTAGGTAACCTGCACACATAAAGCTATGTGTGGGACACAGTATGCTCGAAGGACTAAAAGAATTTAAACTTCCGGAAATCGAGGAGAAAGTCCTTAAATTCTGGAAAGAAAAGAAAATTTTTGAAAAATCTCTAAAAAACCGCGAAGGCGCTAAGCCCTTCCGGTTTTTTGAGGGTCCCCCAACTGCTAACGGCCGACCGGGCCTCCATCACGTACTTGCCCGCGCTTTTAAAGATATAGTTTGTCGCTATAAAACGATGCAGGGGTTTTTTGTGGGTCGCCGGGCCGGCTGGGATACTCACGGGCTGCCGGTCGAGTTGGAAGTTGAGAAAAAACTGGGGATTAAAAATAAAAGTGAGATTGAGAAGTTCGGAATCGCTGAATTTAACTCTCAAGCGAAAACCTCCGTTTGGACTTATAAATCTGAGTGGGAAAAGCTGACCGAGCGGATAGGATTTTGGTTGGATTTTGAGCATCCGTATACCACCTACGACAATTCATATATAGAAAGCCTCTGGTGGGTTTTTTCCTCAATCGCTAAAAAAGGATATTTAAAAAAACTCTACAAAATTGTGCCGTGGTGCCCGCGGTGTCAGACCCCTCTTTCCAGCCACGAACTAGGCCAGCCCGGCGCTTATAAGCTCACGAAAGACCCTTCGGTTTACGTGAAGTTTAAAATAAAGAAAAACGAATCTTTGTTGGTCTGGACTACGACTCCTTGGACTCTGCCGGCCAACGTCGCAGTGGCAGTCAATTCCAAGCTTACTTATACAAAATACAAAGTAGGCGATGAATTCGTCTGGTCATATAGCCCCCCACCTTCTCCAATGGCGGATGAGAACGGGAAGCAGCCGCAGGTGGAAGTAGTGGAAAAAATTTCCGGTAAGAAATTGGTTGGATTGAGATATGAACCGCTGTACAAATTAACAGGCGACCAACAACTAACGACAGACAATCACAAAGTGATCGCGGCAGATTTCGTTTCAACTGAAGAGGGAACCGGTCTAGTGCATATAGCTCCGGCTTTTGGAGAGGACGATTTACGGGTCGCAGGGAAAGATGCGGTGCCGGTCACAATTGATGACCGCGGCTTAATGAATAAAGGTTTGCCCGGAGCCGGAAGATTTATTAAGCAGGCCGATGCTGATATAATCGCCGATCTTCAAAAGCGCGGACTGCTTTACTCGCATGGCGAGATCGAGCATGAATATCCATTTTGTTGGAGATGTTCGACTCCGCTTATTTATTTCGCGCGCTTTTCTTGGTTTTTTGAAACCAGCAAGCTGAAAAAAGAATTTCTGGAAGCGAATAAAAAGATAAATTGGACTCCTGATCATATTCAAGAAGGGCGGTTTGGCGGCTGGTTGAAAGATCTCAAAGATTGGTCCATTTCCCGCAATCGTTATTGGGGTACGCCGATTCCGATTTGGGAATGCGCTAAAAATGAAGAGCACCGGCGAGTGATCGGCTCTTTAGAGGATCTCGATAAAAATCCCTATACGAAAAATAATTTCTTTATGGCTCGGCACTGCGAATCCGATCACAATGTGACCAATATTGTTGCGACCGGAGGAAAATGGAAGACTGCTTCCAAGCTGACTAAGAAGGGGTTAGAACAGGCCGAGAAGCTCGGCAAAGCTTTGGCTAAGAAAAAAATAGAGCTAATCTTCGCTTCGCCGTATTCCCGCACCCAGCAGACCGCGAAAATAATCGCTAAGCACACCGGAGCGAAGATAATCACCGATGAACGCCTAACGGAATTGAATACCGGAATTTTCAGTGGCCGCACGACCGAAGAATTTTTCGGTTTTTTCCAAAATAAATTGGAAGAGTTTACCAAAACTCCTCCCGGTGGAGAAAATTTAACTGATGCGAAAAAGCGGATGCTGGAAGCTCTGCGGGATATCAATTCTAAGTATGACGGCAAAAATATCTTGATCGTGAGCCACGGGCATCCGCTCTGGGCGATGTATGGCGCCGCCCAAGGGTGGACTAATCAGCAAATCGTTGATGGTTATTATCCGTTAGTTGGGGAGTATAAAGAGGTGGAATTGAAAAATTGGCCCTTCGATCGCAACGGGGAGTTGGATGTGCATCGCCCCTTTATCGATGAAGTCTTTTTGAAGTGCGAGGAGTGCGGTGGAAAGATGCAGCGCATCAAAGATGTGGCGGATGTTTGGTTTGATTCCGGTGCTATGCCTTTCGCTCAATGGCACTATCCTTTTGAAAATAAAAAACTACTCGATAAGGGCGAGCAGTTTCCGGCCGACTACATCGCCGAAGGCATTGACCAGACCCGCGGCTGGTTCTATACCCTACTCGCGGTCTCTACTTTGCTTGGCAAGGGCTTGTCGTATAAAAATGTAATTTGTCTTGGTTTGTTGTTGGATAAGAATGGGCAGAAAATGTCCAAGTCCAAAGGTAATGTGGTGGATCCGTGGCAAATAATTCAGAAATATGGGTCAGATGTGGTACGTTGGTATTTTTACACAGTGAATCCTCCCGGCGAACCGAAGCGTTTTGATGAGTTGGATCTCGGAAAGACCCTGCGGAAGATTTTTATGCTCGCCTATAACTCCTTCGTCTTCTATAGCACCTATGGGAAAGATAAATCGAAGCCAAATGTAGTTTTGGATCAGTGGATAACTTCCCGCTTGCACGAAACTGCCGAAATCGCGACTGCCCATTTGGATAAATATGCCATCGGAGATGCCGCTAAAGTAATTGAAGCCTTCGTGGACGATCTTTCAAGGTGGTATATCCGCCGGTCCCGTAAAAATGTGTCGGGAAAAACTTTAAAAATGGTTTTGGAAACTTTGGCAAAGCTAATGGCCCCATTTGCGCCGTTTTTCGGAGAGGCGCTTTGGCAATCACTAACAACAAACGACAAACGACAAACGAACAGCGTTCATTTGGTTGACTGGCCAAAAAGTCAGAAGTTGTCAGTCGTAAGTCGTAAGTTGCTTGAGAGTATGGCCGAGGTGCGGCATCTGGCGAGTTTGGCGCTAGCGGAAAGAGAAAAGGCGGGTATCAAGGTGCGCCAGCCGTTAAATAAGTTAAACGTTAAAAGCGAAAAGTTAAAAAATTCGGATAAGGAATTGTTGGCTATCCTAGCTGATGAGGTGAATGTGAAAGAAGTTGTTTGCAATCCAAAATTAAATCCGCCATCCGCCCTTTCTGGCGGAGGCGGAGAAGTGGAATTGGATACCAACATCACTCCCGAGTTACGTGAAGAGGGAATTATGCGCGACCTCGCCAGAATGATTCAGGGCTTGCGTGGCGATGCTAATTACCAGCCGAAAGATATCGTTATCGTCAGTTTGGAACTGCCGGCGGAGCTGATGGCGGTAGTGGAAAAGCGCTCTGCTCAATTGAAGTCTGACGTGAAAGCCAAATCTATTGAATTCAAAAAAGCGGCAAAATTTGACGCTGAATTAACCTCGAAAATTGAGAATTGGCCGGTTTGGGTAGGCGTTCGGAAGGGGTAGGTTTTTGTTTCTGCCTTTTCCATCCGCCCAAAACGAAGGCAGACAGTTTATCCGGAACATCCCGGAGGCGGTTTAGTTCGTTCGTTATCTATCGAACGATAAACCGTCGAGGGCGAAGAAAATCCGCTAATAAGCGGATTATTCTGTTTCCGGGGAACTGTCTGGCGGAGTAGTTGACAAATAGGCTCACTTATGCTATATTTATTGAAGTCAATTGCACTTTCAAAAACCCCATTTTTAGGAGATGAGTCATGATCCAGACTGTTGTTGTGGACACGAGGAAGTTTCTTGAAGGGGCGCTAACGCCAATTCAAGAAGAGCAAGAGATGGAGCTTGAATGCCTTCGCGCCGAAGAGGCTCGGCTGGAGGTAATCCACCAAGCAGAGAAGACCGGTGGATGGACTTCGGTACGGCAGGCGATGATGCTGATGGGCTCGCATTGCGTGGGACTGAAGCAGATCATCGATCGTTTCGGCTTGAGTCTCCTGCCTCATGAAGTTCGAGGTCTGGAGATCGTGAACTATCCAGAGGACATGCTCTGGAGCCTGCGCAATTCGCATCTGCTGATTGCGGGCGCGCCGGTGACTATGCTCGAGATTAGGCAGGCGGCCTGCAAGAGGCAGAAAGACCAGAAGCTCGGAGATTTCTCATACGACGACCAGTTTTTCGCCATTCGTGAGATGCAGGCGAGGTGGTACCTGGTTTCGCGTGAAATCACCCGTAACTCGCTCTATCGGACGATGCGGGACCATGACGAGCGAATTTTCAACAATCCGATGCATGAGCGTCTTGGCGCTCCGGAGCTCGCCTATGTCGCTTCGGTTTCCCGGTTGATCGTGGGTGAGCCGATGCTCCAGAACGTCGCTGCTTTCACCAGCGATTCCGTTTCCGACGAGTGCGGGCGGAAGTGCCCGGTCTTCGTCGGATTCTCCGGCGAGTTCGGGGTTGCGGTTGGGACCTGTGCCGGTGATCGTCCGATGGCCAACATCGGAGCGATCGTCAGCGTCCGGCCCTGCGCCAAGAAGTAGAGGCGCCGGAGATGGAAGAGTAAGCAGACACCCGAGAGAGGTTCTCTCTCGGGTGTTTTTTATTTGTAAATAATAGACCTTCTTGTTATAAAGTTATCAGTTCGTTGAAGAGGAGGTTGGGATGGAAAACGAAGTTGAAGTGACCCAGACGTTCTATCCAAAGAAGTTTAATTGGAAAGGATGGGCGATTACTGCCGGAACCTTCGTGTTATTTGTTGTCGCTTATTCCACTCTTCTTGAATGGAAGGCTGCGCTGATGTTCTCGGTTTTTCTGTTTATCCATGAAATGGGTCATCTGGTGCTCTGCTGGCGGAAGAAGGCGATGGCCACACCGCCCATTTTCATTCCTTTCATAGGAGCCTTGATTAAGATTGACCCGACGAAATTCACCACAGTGGATGAAGCCGAGGTCGGTTATGGAGGGCCTTTTTGGGGTTCGGTTGCTGCTGCGGTTGGGATGCTAATCTGGACTTTACTGCCCTCTCATCCGGAATTTTTGCTCTGGTCGAGCGCCTTCGCTTTGGCGCTAAACTTTATCAACTTGGTTCCTCTCCGTCCTTTGGATGGTGGGCGGATTACCCAGGTGATTAGCGGTTGGTTTCGTTACCTTGGCCTGCTGGTGGTGTTGGCAGTTGTCATATTCGTACCCGCCAATCCCGCACTCTGGCTGGTGGTCGCGTTGATTATCTATGGGCAGGACGAGAACGGACTACTATTCAAAGGAGCAGCTACTTTGCTGATTGGCGCGGCGATGGTTGTGATGATGAGTTTCGCCGAAAATCCGGCGAAGATATTGTGGGCCCTTCCTGTGTTTCTGGGCTATCTGCATCTTTCTACCGTCAGCAACATTTATAAGCTCTGGAAATTTAAAAATAAATTGAGTCAGTTGGAAGATGAGAAGAAGTTGACTGATATTGCCGATTGGCGGAACAGGGCCGATGCCCTTCTCTACGGCGCTCAAAAACCATTGCCGTCTGTGCGCGTCCGACTCAAGTGGCTGGCCTACTACCTTCTGCTGGCTGTTATGTTGTTGGCGCTGATGTATTGGGCGTTTGCTTCCATAATGGCTTTTCTCCAGCAGTAAATAAAAAATCGGCCTAAAGGCCGATTTTCTTTTTTACCTCCGCCATTTTCTTTTCGGCGGATTTTTTTGCTTTGGATGCTCCGGCGCGCAAAGCAGATTTTAGGCTGACCGGTTTTTTTATCAAGGCCAATTTCTTTTTACGGAAGGGGGCGAAATATTCAATCAGATAATCTGAAAGCGAATGCTTTAATTCCCCATAGTTCATTCCGGAAAATCCGTCAGCTAACTCCTCGATGGATTTTCCCGAGACTGCCGACATCATCCCCAGCATATTCGAAATGCCCGGCTTATTTTTCGGGTCATATTTTATTTCGTTGCCGGAATCAGTGACGGCGGTGCGGACT
This bacterium DNA region includes the following protein-coding sequences:
- a CDS encoding class I tRNA ligase family protein, whose product is MLEGLKEFKLPEIEEKVLKFWKEKKIFEKSLKNREGAKPFRFFEGPPTANGRPGLHHVLARAFKDIVCRYKTMQGFFVGRRAGWDTHGLPVELEVEKKLGIKNKSEIEKFGIAEFNSQAKTSVWTYKSEWEKLTERIGFWLDFEHPYTTYDNSYIESLWWVFSSIAKKGYLKKLYKIVPWCPRCQTPLSSHELGQPGAYKLTKDPSVYVKFKIKKNESLLVWTTTPWTLPANVAVAVNSKLTYTKYKVGDEFVWSYSPPPSPMADENGKQPQVEVVEKISGKKLVGLRYEPLYKLTGDQQLTTDNHKVIAADFVSTEEGTGLVHIAPAFGEDDLRVAGKDAVPVTIDDRGLMNKGLPGAGRFIKQADADIIADLQKRGLLYSHGEIEHEYPFCWRCSTPLIYFARFSWFFETSKLKKEFLEANKKINWTPDHIQEGRFGGWLKDLKDWSISRNRYWGTPIPIWECAKNEEHRRVIGSLEDLDKNPYTKNNFFMARHCESDHNVTNIVATGGKWKTASKLTKKGLEQAEKLGKALAKKKIELIFASPYSRTQQTAKIIAKHTGAKIITDERLTELNTGIFSGRTTEEFFGFFQNKLEEFTKTPPGGENLTDAKKRMLEALRDINSKYDGKNILIVSHGHPLWAMYGAAQGWTNQQIVDGYYPLVGEYKEVELKNWPFDRNGELDVHRPFIDEVFLKCEECGGKMQRIKDVADVWFDSGAMPFAQWHYPFENKKLLDKGEQFPADYIAEGIDQTRGWFYTLLAVSTLLGKGLSYKNVICLGLLLDKNGQKMSKSKGNVVDPWQIIQKYGSDVVRWYFYTVNPPGEPKRFDELDLGKTLRKIFMLAYNSFVFYSTYGKDKSKPNVVLDQWITSRLHETAEIATAHLDKYAIGDAAKVIEAFVDDLSRWYIRRSRKNVSGKTLKMVLETLAKLMAPFAPFFGEALWQSLTTNDKRQTNSVHLVDWPKSQKLSVVSRKLLESMAEVRHLASLALAEREKAGIKVRQPLNKLNVKSEKLKNSDKELLAILADEVNVKEVVCNPKLNPPSALSGGGGEVELDTNITPELREEGIMRDLARMIQGLRGDANYQPKDIVIVSLELPAELMAVVEKRSAQLKSDVKAKSIEFKKAAKFDAELTSKIENWPVWVGVRKG